The genomic interval TTATGCCTCTTCATCCCCGTCGCCTGGTTGCTACAGGGAATCATCATCGCCTACGCCGAATCCGCATGGACGTTGACCTACATGCGCTTGACCAAACCGCAGGATAACGCGCCGCTTCCCACTGAGGCAAATGCGTAGACTTCTCGCGCTCTTTCTCAGTGGATGCCTGCTCGCCGCTTCTTCGACATTCGCGTCCGCCCAAACCGGCGCGTATGCCGAGATCGTCAGCGTGGACACGCAGAACTTCCCACAAATTTCCGCGCTGTTGGACGTGTTTAACGCCAACGGCGGATTCGAATCGAATCTTCAGCCGTCCGATCTCACGGTCTACGAGGATGGTCAGCCGCGTCCGGTCGACGCGTTGACCCAGCTCGAAGTCCCGGCGCAGATCGTGGTGGCGGTCAACCCCGCGCCCGCGCTGGATGTGCGCGACTCGACCGGTCAACCGCGCTTTGCGGGTGTGTTAAACGCGTTGGGCGCGTGGGCAAACTCCCAACCCGCCGATTCGCGCGACGATCTGAATCTCGTGTCGCTCTCCGGGTCGCTCATCACGCATGGGACCGTGCAGGAATGGTTCGTCAGCCTAAGCTCGTTCAAGCCCGACTTCCGCAAGTCAGAACCGAACCTGCAAACCCTCTCGATCGCGCTCGATACCGCCTCCCTGCCGGTTTCACAGCCCGGCATGAAACGCGCCATCCTGTTCATCACGCCGCATCTCAACGATCCCAATATCGATAACTCCATCGCGCCGCTCATCCAACGCGCCGTGGAGTTAAAGGCGCGCGTCTTCGTCTGGTTTGTGGACGCGCCGGAGGAGTTCGTCTCGCCGAGCGCGAATGCCTTCAAATCGCTCGCCTTGCAGACCAACGGCTCGTTCGCCGCGTTCTCCGGCGCCGAAGCGTTGCCCGACCCGGCGATTTACTTCGCGCCGTTGCGGCAGATGTACACGCTCACATACGCCTCCGCCCTCAACACAGCCGGGGCGCACACCCTCGGACTGAACGTCGACACCCCGCAGGGACAGATATCCGCGCCGGCTGTTTCATTCAGCGCGGATATCCAGCCGCCCAACCCGATCTTCCTCTCGCCGCCCTCGCAGATCACCCGCCAGCCGCCGGCAGACGACCCCTACAACACCGAAATCCTCACGCCGCAGACGCAGGTCATCAACATCGTCGTGGAATTCCCCGATGGACACAAACGCGACCTGACGCGCACCACGTTATACGTGGACGACGTTATCGTCGCCGAAAACACCCAGGCTCCATTTGAGCGCTTCGTTTGGGATCTCTCGGCCTATGAAGACAGCGCCCAACACACGATCGTCGTCGAAGCGGAAGATTCGCTCGGGTTGAAAAAATCGAGCATCGGCATCCCGGTCACCTTTACAGTGACGCCGGCACCTCGCGGAGTTCAGGCGTTATTCGCCCGCTATAGTTCCACCATCATCCTCGGAGCCATCGCGCTGGCAGGCATCGCCCTGGTGGGAATCCTGCTCCGAAGCCGAAAGCCCCACACCCCCGCCACAAAAGAACGGAAATCGAAACCGCGCTTCGAAGACCCGCTCACCCAACCGGTGGCGTCCCTGACGGCGCCTCCCGCCTCGGCTACCAAGAAGGCAAAAACCGTTCCGCGTCGCACAAGTTGGCTCCCCTCCAGACCTGTGCGCGTGGCAGACGCGCCCGCCTACCTCATCCGTCTCGTCAACGGAGGCGAGCCTGCCAGCGTGGCGCCGATACCGGTCACCGAAAAAGATATGACCTTCGGCACTGACCCGGTGCAATCGGTTCGCGTGCTGGACGATCCGTCCATTTCGCCGTTGCATGCCCGCATCAAACAGACCGATCACGGTGTTTTCACAATATACGACAACAACTCGATCGCGGGCACGTGGGTGAACTTTGACCCGGTCCCGCGTGAAGGACGCCGCCTCGTCCACGGCGATCGGATCCACTTTGGGGGGCTGGTCTACCGCTTCGACTTGAAGCAAGCCCCCCCGGCGCCTGAACCGAGGGTTATATCCAAAAAGTAGGATAGGCTGACCTCGTCCCTGCTGTATAATCTAAAAATCTTATGATGAAACGCACCGCGCGCGCGCATTTGAACGTTGAAGCCCAGACCCACGCCGGCATGACCGGCAAGAACAACGAGGATCGCTACGCGGTGGCATCGTTCGTTCTTGCCGGCAGTGAGCGGACTCCGTCGCTGTTCGCCGTGCTGGCAGATGGGATCGGCGGTCACCGGGCGGGCGAAGTGGCGGCGGAACTGGCGGTCAATCATATCGTGGATGTGGTGGCAAAAAGCGACGGGCATCAGGTCCGCCGGACGCTCGAAGACGCGGTGGCAGATGCCAGCAACGCCATCGCCGCGCATTCCGCGTCGAACGACAACCTCAAGGGTATGGGCTCCACATGCGCCACAGTATGGATCGTGGGCGACCGCCTGTACACGGCTTCGGTGGGCGATTCGCGCATTTACCTCCTGCGCGGCGGGAAGATTCAACAACTATCAGTAGACCATACCTGGATCCAAGAGGCGCTCGAGAAAAATATTATCACGCCCGAAACGGCGCGCGAACACCCGAACGTGCATGTGATTCGCCGCTATCTCGGCTCCGCCGTGCCGCCCGAAGCGGATTTCCGCTTGAAACTCTCCAAAGAGGATAATGACGAGCAAGCGGAGGCGCATCAAGGGGTGAGACTTCAGCCCAACGATGTGGTTTTGTTGTGCAGCGACGGGCTGACGGACCTGGTCTGGAACGATGAAATTTTGGAAACCGTGAATTCGAAACCCAACCTCAAAGAAGGCGCGGGGGCGTTGATCGCGCTCGCCAATTCGCGCGGCGGACACGACAACATCACCGTAGTGCTGGTCTCGATCCCCGCCGATTACGCCTCGAAGCAGGTCAAAAAACAGGATTGGCTTTCATGGCTGATGGGAGAATAAAACAATGACCGTCAAACATTCCACCGACGTTGAGGCGAAAAACGTCGCCGCCGGGAAGGATACAACCATCCAGGTTCTCATCTCCTCGCAGGAGGGACCGAACTTCGCGCTGAGAAAATTTTCCATGCAACAGGGCGGAGGCATGCCGCGCCACACCAACCTGGTCGAACATGAGCAATACGTCCTGCGCGGCGAAGCGGATATCACCGTCGGCGACGAGTCGCATCACGTGAAAACGGGCGATGTGGTTTTTATTCCCGAAGGCGTCATCCATTCGTATCAAAACACCGGGGCAGAACCGTTCGAGTTTTTGTGCATTGTCCCCAACAAGGAAGATAAGATCGTGATTGTGGATGAGGGGTGTTGATGATTGAATCGATATGGGATACTTGGGCGGAGAAATTCGTCTAAGAAGAGAAGGACGTTGGAAGATGGTCAAAAAACTTCCATGGCTTGTTACGATCGTGTTTCTCGCCGCCTGCGCCGCGCCGACTGAAATTCCCATTCTTTCTCCAACGATCACGGCGACTCAACTGCCAACCGCTTCGCCGACAGAAACCCCAACCTTCACCCCCACCCCCGAACCGACGGCGAACCCTGAGGACGCTTACTACCAATCCCTCACTCCTGAACAGCAGGCTCTTTTTGACCAAACCAAAGACATGACGGGGGAGGGCTTTACCCGCCAGTTCCTCGCCGAGCAAGGGCTGACCAGTTACCTCGCTTATTACGATACAGACGGCGAAGTCGCCTTTGTGTGGAATTTCGAGCAGGGAAAACCAAATCCCGCCCTCAAGATCGAAAATAACCTCCTCATCAATGAAACTTCAGGGAGCCATATTATCTGGAACCCAGAACTCAACAGGGCGGAGGCGCAAAAAACTTTAGCCGATTACTTTCGATACGCCCGCGCCCGAGTAATTGCTGGGGCGAACCATGTGGAACTGGGCTACACGCTTGAGAGCGCTCTGGCAAATCCCTTGGCGCAACGGTATCTGGAAGAGGGCAGAAGAGTTACGCTACTGCCAA from Candidatus Defluviilinea gracilis carries:
- a CDS encoding FHA domain-containing protein, which gives rise to MRRLLALFLSGCLLAASSTFASAQTGAYAEIVSVDTQNFPQISALLDVFNANGGFESNLQPSDLTVYEDGQPRPVDALTQLEVPAQIVVAVNPAPALDVRDSTGQPRFAGVLNALGAWANSQPADSRDDLNLVSLSGSLITHGTVQEWFVSLSSFKPDFRKSEPNLQTLSIALDTASLPVSQPGMKRAILFITPHLNDPNIDNSIAPLIQRAVELKARVFVWFVDAPEEFVSPSANAFKSLALQTNGSFAAFSGAEALPDPAIYFAPLRQMYTLTYASALNTAGAHTLGLNVDTPQGQISAPAVSFSADIQPPNPIFLSPPSQITRQPPADDPYNTEILTPQTQVINIVVEFPDGHKRDLTRTTLYVDDVIVAENTQAPFERFVWDLSAYEDSAQHTIVVEAEDSLGLKKSSIGIPVTFTVTPAPRGVQALFARYSSTIILGAIALAGIALVGILLRSRKPHTPATKERKSKPRFEDPLTQPVASLTAPPASATKKAKTVPRRTSWLPSRPVRVADAPAYLIRLVNGGEPASVAPIPVTEKDMTFGTDPVQSVRVLDDPSISPLHARIKQTDHGVFTIYDNNSIAGTWVNFDPVPREGRRLVHGDRIHFGGLVYRFDLKQAPPAPEPRVISKK
- a CDS encoding cupin domain-containing protein, whose product is MTVKHSTDVEAKNVAAGKDTTIQVLISSQEGPNFALRKFSMQQGGGMPRHTNLVEHEQYVLRGEADITVGDESHHVKTGDVVFIPEGVIHSYQNTGAEPFEFLCIVPNKEDKIVIVDEGC
- a CDS encoding serine/threonine-protein phosphatase; this translates as MMKRTARAHLNVEAQTHAGMTGKNNEDRYAVASFVLAGSERTPSLFAVLADGIGGHRAGEVAAELAVNHIVDVVAKSDGHQVRRTLEDAVADASNAIAAHSASNDNLKGMGSTCATVWIVGDRLYTASVGDSRIYLLRGGKIQQLSVDHTWIQEALEKNIITPETAREHPNVHVIRRYLGSAVPPEADFRLKLSKEDNDEQAEAHQGVRLQPNDVVLLCSDGLTDLVWNDEILETVNSKPNLKEGAGALIALANSRGGHDNITVVLVSIPADYASKQVKKQDWLSWLMGE